In Dysgonomonadaceae bacterium zrk40, one genomic interval encodes:
- a CDS encoding replication-associated recombination protein A, which translates to MSAPLAERLRPQNLDQFIGQKHLVGKGAVLRRMIDSGRIPSIIFWGPPGVGKTTLANIISNTLKAPFYKLSAINSGVKDVREVIEKAKNARFFDSAAPILFIDEIHRFSKSQQDSLLHAVETGTVTLIGATTENPSFEVIRPLLSRCQVYVLKSLEKQDLEVLLQRALTEDQILKERKITVLERDALFRFSGGDARKLLNILDLAVASDDAIENSEEELVITDKLVTERLQENPAAYDKGGEMHYDIISAFIKSIRGSDPDAAIYWLARMVAGGEDPKFIARRLVISAAEDIGLANPNALLLANACFETLQKIGWPEGRIVLAETTLYLATSPKSNSAYLAIDKALAKVEQTGNLPVPLHLRNAPTSLMKELEYGKEYKYAHDYKDNFVQQEYLPKELNKSRFWDPQSNPSEVKMQEWMKKLWGDQ; encoded by the coding sequence ATGAGTGCACCTCTTGCTGAACGGCTTCGGCCACAAAACCTCGATCAGTTTATCGGCCAGAAACACCTGGTGGGTAAGGGTGCTGTGTTGCGTCGCATGATCGACTCGGGCAGGATCCCCTCCATTATCTTCTGGGGACCTCCCGGCGTGGGAAAGACCACCTTGGCCAACATCATTTCCAATACACTGAAGGCGCCCTTTTATAAGCTGAGTGCCATCAACTCGGGGGTGAAGGATGTGAGGGAGGTTATCGAGAAGGCGAAGAATGCCCGTTTCTTCGACAGTGCTGCCCCGATACTCTTCATTGATGAGATACACCGCTTCAGCAAGTCGCAGCAGGACTCCCTGTTGCATGCAGTGGAGACCGGAACAGTGACCCTGATAGGTGCCACCACCGAGAACCCCTCCTTCGAGGTGATCCGTCCTCTCCTCTCTCGTTGTCAGGTATACGTCCTGAAATCGCTCGAGAAGCAGGATCTGGAAGTCTTGCTGCAGCGGGCGCTCACCGAGGATCAGATCCTGAAGGAGCGTAAGATAACCGTATTGGAGAGAGATGCGCTGTTTCGCTTCTCCGGTGGGGATGCCCGCAAGCTACTCAATATTCTGGATCTGGCTGTTGCCTCCGATGATGCTATTGAAAACAGCGAAGAGGAGTTGGTGATCACCGACAAGCTGGTGACGGAGAGGCTTCAGGAGAACCCGGCTGCCTATGACAAGGGAGGAGAGATGCACTATGACATTATCTCTGCCTTTATTAAGTCGATACGGGGCAGTGACCCCGATGCGGCGATCTACTGGCTGGCGAGGATGGTGGCCGGTGGCGAGGATCCCAAGTTCATTGCCCGCCGCTTGGTGATCTCAGCCGCAGAGGATATTGGCCTGGCCAACCCCAACGCCCTGTTGCTGGCCAATGCCTGCTTTGAAACGCTTCAGAAAATCGGCTGGCCGGAGGGGCGAATCGTGCTGGCAGAGACCACGCTCTACCTGGCCACCTCTCCCAAGAGCAACTCAGCCTACCTTGCCATCGACAAGGCTCTGGCAAAAGTTGAGCAGACCGGTAATCTCCCGGTCCCGCTGCACTTGCGCAACGCCCCTACCTCGCTGATGAAGGAGCTGGAATATGGGAAGGAGTACAAATATGCACACGATTACAAGGATAATTTCGTGCAGCAGGAGTATCTGCCAAAGGAGCTCAATAAAAGTCGTTTCTGGGACCCGCAGTCCAATCCCTCAGAAGTCAAGATGCAGGAATGGATGAAAAAGCTCTGGGGGGATCAATAA
- a CDS encoding LPS-assembly protein LptD, giving the protein MRRLLRVTYLFLLLTLFIHCSSVRQATSTADQTGQPAASEALPSDTAIIDRDTLTTLLPDSIATNRTLTADSTRLTQRADSLVALSDTLLAAGQDSLMPTSQDSLSVSPQDSLSIKAQDSISVTEKQTLEAAVFYTAKDSMIFTADNMGYLFGEADIKYGEMGIKGEYITMDMDSSLISSTYGLDSLGKEYGLPIFAEGGTEYEMKKVRYNFETRKAFIHNVVTQQGEGNIVANEAKMNADNSFFMRNAKYTTCDNHDHPHFYLNLSKAKVRPDKDVVTGPAWLVVADVPLFPIVLPFAFFPFTKTYSSGIIMPSYGDEMTRGFYLQNGGYYFALSDYIDLSLTGEIYTKGSWGVGARSNYRKRYKYSGNVNVYYLNTVTGEKELKEVVPEAYSVAKDLRINWTHSQDPKANMYRTLSASVNFSTSRNNHRDLSRLYSREASNNTKSSSVNITQRFPDSPWSLSATMSVNQVSRDSTIAATLPNVSMNMSRINPFKRKDAVGEERWYEKISMSYSGEFRNSITTKEDRFLKANLVRDWTNGMRHNIPVSATFSLFDFIQVSPSINYTERWYTGAHKQAWDPIAKRNVPVDTVMGFKRVYDYNASLSAQTKLYGMYTPWKIFGDKVQAIRHVFSPSISLSYRPDFSDPRFNFYETYSYKNEYGEDVTYTYSPYSSMMFGTAPKGQSGSIGFDFKNNLEMKIRDDKDSTGTRKISLIDDLGIGFSYNMMADSMKWSMINSNIRLKLSKSYTLSLNATWDPYIYELDQNGNPRQVDKLRVLNGRGIGKLMNTGTSFSYSLNQDTFKKLFSRDKSEDDEDDEDADNPDEGLPDDGTMGENPYETRGGDLSMNESDSSMGEFDADGYLKNGVNWNISMNYSLRYGYGEFDKEKMEYKGRLTHNFGLSGSLQPTKNWNFTFNTDYNFDAKKFTSVNCTLTRNLHCWSMSASFIPIGPYKSYNFSIRANSSLLQDLKYEQRSSPYDRGAEWY; this is encoded by the coding sequence ATGAGGCGACTGTTACGTGTTACATATCTTTTTCTCCTGTTGACACTCTTCATCCACTGCTCTTCCGTCCGTCAGGCGACGAGCACAGCAGATCAGACAGGTCAGCCCGCTGCATCGGAAGCTCTACCGTCCGATACGGCGATTATTGATCGTGACACCCTTACTACCCTTCTCCCCGACAGTATTGCTACCAACAGAACCCTGACGGCCGACTCCACACGACTCACGCAGAGAGCCGATTCACTCGTTGCACTCTCTGATACGCTTCTTGCTGCGGGCCAGGATTCCCTGATGCCCACATCTCAGGACTCATTATCAGTATCTCCTCAGGATTCTCTCTCAATCAAAGCGCAAGACTCCATTTCGGTCACTGAAAAGCAAACACTGGAAGCGGCAGTCTTCTACACTGCCAAAGATTCAATGATCTTCACCGCAGACAACATGGGATATCTCTTTGGAGAAGCTGACATCAAATACGGCGAGATGGGTATCAAGGGAGAATACATCACCATGGACATGGACAGCAGCCTTATCTCTTCTACATACGGTCTGGATTCGTTGGGGAAAGAATATGGTTTACCCATCTTCGCGGAAGGAGGCACCGAGTACGAGATGAAGAAGGTTCGCTATAACTTTGAAACGCGAAAGGCTTTTATCCACAACGTGGTTACCCAGCAGGGAGAAGGAAATATCGTAGCCAATGAGGCCAAGATGAATGCTGACAACTCCTTCTTCATGCGCAACGCAAAGTACACCACCTGCGACAACCACGACCACCCCCACTTCTACCTCAACCTCTCAAAGGCAAAGGTGCGTCCCGACAAAGATGTGGTGACAGGCCCTGCTTGGCTGGTAGTGGCTGATGTGCCGCTCTTTCCAATTGTACTCCCTTTCGCCTTCTTCCCCTTCACCAAGACCTACTCCTCAGGCATCATCATGCCCAGCTACGGTGATGAGATGACCCGTGGGTTCTACCTCCAGAACGGCGGTTACTACTTCGCGTTAAGCGACTACATCGATCTCTCACTCACCGGCGAGATCTACACCAAGGGATCATGGGGCGTGGGAGCTCGTTCCAACTATCGCAAACGGTATAAGTACTCGGGCAACGTCAATGTCTACTACCTCAACACCGTGACCGGTGAGAAAGAGCTGAAAGAAGTGGTACCGGAGGCTTACTCGGTGGCAAAGGACCTGCGCATCAACTGGACCCACTCACAGGATCCCAAGGCCAACATGTACCGCACTCTCTCGGCCAGCGTCAACTTCTCCACCAGCCGCAACAACCATCGTGACCTCAGCCGACTCTATTCACGCGAAGCATCCAACAACACCAAGAGCTCGAGCGTGAACATCACCCAGCGTTTCCCCGATTCCCCCTGGAGTCTCTCCGCCACCATGAGCGTCAACCAGGTTTCGCGTGACTCCACCATCGCAGCCACGCTGCCCAATGTTTCAATGAACATGAGCCGCATCAACCCCTTCAAGCGGAAAGATGCAGTGGGTGAAGAGCGTTGGTATGAGAAAATTTCGATGAGTTACTCCGGTGAGTTCCGAAACTCCATCACAACCAAGGAGGATAGGTTCCTCAAGGCAAACCTGGTGAGGGACTGGACCAACGGCATGCGCCACAACATACCGGTGAGTGCTACCTTCTCGTTATTCGACTTCATCCAGGTCTCCCCCTCGATCAACTATACCGAGCGGTGGTACACCGGTGCCCATAAGCAGGCCTGGGATCCCATCGCAAAGAGAAATGTACCGGTGGATACAGTGATGGGGTTCAAACGTGTTTATGATTACAATGCATCGCTCAGTGCGCAGACCAAACTCTATGGGATGTACACCCCCTGGAAAATATTTGGTGATAAAGTGCAGGCTATCCGCCACGTCTTCTCCCCGAGCATCAGTCTCAGCTATCGTCCCGATTTCAGTGATCCCAGGTTCAACTTCTACGAGACCTACTCCTACAAGAACGAATATGGCGAAGATGTAACCTATACCTACTCCCCATATTCCTCCATGATGTTCGGCACTGCACCAAAGGGACAGAGCGGGAGCATTGGCTTCGACTTCAAGAACAACCTGGAGATGAAGATACGTGACGACAAAGACTCTACCGGCACCCGTAAGATAAGTCTGATCGACGATCTGGGCATAGGGTTCAGCTACAACATGATGGCCGACTCGATGAAGTGGAGCATGATCAACTCCAACATCCGTCTGAAACTCTCAAAATCATACACCCTCAGCCTGAATGCCACCTGGGATCCCTACATATACGAGCTTGACCAGAACGGCAACCCACGTCAGGTGGACAAGCTGAGGGTACTCAATGGCAGGGGAATAGGCAAGCTGATGAACACCGGCACCAGTTTTTCCTACTCCCTCAACCAGGATACCTTCAAGAAGCTGTTCAGTCGTGATAAAAGTGAAGATGATGAGGATGATGAAGATGCTGACAATCCGGATGAAGGACTCCCGGACGATGGCACCATGGGGGAGAACCCATATGAAACGCGCGGTGGAGACCTCTCGATGAACGAGAGTGATAGTTCGATGGGCGAATTTGATGCCGATGGCTACCTGAAAAATGGGGTCAACTGGAACATCTCAATGAACTACTCATTGCGCTATGGCTATGGTGAATTCGATAAAGAGAAAATGGAATACAAAGGACGACTGACCCATAACTTCGGGTTGAGTGGCTCTCTGCAACCCACCAAAAACTGGAACTTCACCTTTAACACAGACTACAACTTTGATGCGAAGAAATTCACCAGCGTCAATTGTACCCTCACCCGCAATCTGCATTGCTGGAGCATGTCTGCCAGTTTTATCCCCATTGGGCCCTATAAATCTTACAACTTCTCCATTCGTGCCAACTCATCGTTGTTGCAGGATCTGAAGTATGAACAGCGCAGTTCCCCGTACGATCGTGGTGCGGAGTGGTATTGA
- the thrC gene encoding threonine synthase, with the protein MRYYSTQKQSPAVSLKEAVVKGLAPDRGLYMPETIGQLPSSFYKEITELSLTTIAQTVARSFFGDDIPQNELDAIVADTLSFGIPLRQVEENIWVLELFHGPTFAFKDVGARFMARMLSHFVKKEQQDEVKVLVATSGDTGSAVANGFLGVEGIRVYVLYPSGKVSDIQEAQFTTLGQNVTALEVDGTFDDCQALVKNAFMDEELNSQLRLTSANSINVARFLPQSFYYFHAWAQLMRYNPAAKAVISVPSGNLGNLTAGLFAKRMGLPVERFIAANNRNDVFREYLLTGDYSPRSSVQTIANAMDVGAPSNFDRILDLYGHDHHAITNDITAYRYNDAEICHAIREAQQRTGYLLDPHGACGYLALKEGLQPGETGIFLATAHPAKFKEIVEDCTGIKTEIPQALAAFMQEKKETTELPNDFNLFKKALFRLS; encoded by the coding sequence ATGCGCTACTACAGCACCCAAAAACAATCGCCCGCCGTCTCCCTGAAGGAAGCCGTCGTGAAAGGACTGGCTCCCGACAGGGGGTTGTACATGCCCGAAACCATCGGACAGCTGCCTTCATCATTTTACAAGGAAATCACCGAGCTGAGCCTGACCACTATCGCCCAAACCGTCGCAAGGTCGTTCTTCGGCGATGATATCCCTCAAAATGAGCTGGATGCCATTGTGGCCGATACCCTCAGCTTCGGGATTCCGCTACGGCAAGTGGAGGAGAACATCTGGGTGCTGGAACTGTTTCACGGCCCTACCTTTGCCTTCAAGGATGTGGGTGCGCGCTTTATGGCACGCATGCTCTCTCATTTCGTAAAAAAGGAACAACAGGACGAAGTGAAGGTGCTGGTAGCCACATCAGGCGATACAGGCAGTGCCGTGGCCAACGGCTTTCTCGGTGTAGAGGGGATTCGTGTGTACGTGCTCTACCCCTCCGGTAAGGTGAGCGATATCCAGGAGGCACAGTTCACCACCCTGGGACAAAACGTCACGGCACTGGAGGTAGATGGCACCTTTGACGACTGTCAGGCACTCGTAAAGAACGCTTTCATGGATGAGGAATTGAACAGTCAGCTCCGGCTAACCTCCGCCAACTCGATCAACGTAGCCCGGTTTCTGCCACAGTCGTTCTACTATTTCCATGCCTGGGCACAGTTGATGCGCTACAATCCTGCTGCAAAGGCTGTAATCTCAGTACCCAGCGGCAACCTGGGCAACCTCACCGCCGGCCTCTTCGCCAAACGGATGGGACTGCCGGTGGAGCGATTCATCGCTGCCAACAATCGCAACGATGTGTTCCGTGAATACCTGCTCACGGGGGATTACTCCCCCAGGTCATCGGTGCAGACCATCGCCAACGCCATGGATGTTGGTGCTCCCAGCAACTTCGACCGAATCCTGGACCTTTACGGGCACGACCATCACGCCATCACCAACGATATCACTGCATACCGCTACAACGATGCAGAGATTTGCCATGCCATTAGAGAGGCGCAGCAACGCACCGGTTACCTGCTCGACCCCCACGGTGCCTGTGGGTACCTCGCCCTAAAGGAAGGACTGCAACCGGGTGAAACGGGTATCTTTCTCGCTACCGCTCACCCTGCCAAGTTCAAGGAGATCGTGGAGGATTGCACCGGAATCAAAACAGAAATACCGCAAGCACTGGCTGCATTCATGCAGGAAAAAAAAGAGACAACAGAGCTACCAAACGATTTCAATCTCTTTAAAAAAGCCTTATTCCGACTTTCTTAA
- a CDS encoding cofactor-independent phosphoglycerate mutase has translation MSHKTIIILGDGMADEPIPALGDKTTIQAANTPYMDLLARKGRNGLLHTVPDGFAPGSEIANLSVLGYDLPAVFEGRGVLEAASMGVEIHPGEMAMRCNLVCIEGDQLINHSAGHISSEEAEELIHFLNEKLGDETFRFYPGVSYRHLLKMQGGDKRIECTPPHDIPELPFRPYLIRASHPAAEATADALNRLIMASQELLRDHPVNRKRIKEGMHPASSIWPWSPGYRPQMKPLSEIYPIRSGAVISAVDLIRGIGVYAGLDVIMVEGATGLYDTNYEGKAEAALKALKEKDFVYLHVEASDEAGHEGDVDLKVKTIEYLDARIIKTIYEETLNWDEPVTIAILPDHPTPCAKRTHTRDAIPFLIWHREIQPDNVQHYDEFAAREGSYGQLHGNQFIKAVFNL, from the coding sequence ATGTCACACAAAACAATCATCATCCTGGGCGACGGAATGGCCGACGAACCTATCCCTGCCTTGGGAGACAAAACAACAATACAGGCAGCCAATACACCCTACATGGACCTGCTGGCCCGCAAGGGCAGAAACGGTCTACTGCACACGGTGCCCGACGGCTTTGCCCCCGGCAGTGAGATTGCCAATCTCTCGGTGCTGGGTTATGACCTTCCTGCCGTGTTCGAGGGAAGAGGGGTGCTGGAAGCTGCCAGCATGGGGGTGGAGATACATCCCGGGGAGATGGCCATGCGTTGCAACCTGGTTTGCATCGAGGGTGATCAGCTGATCAATCACTCTGCCGGGCACATCTCCAGCGAAGAGGCAGAAGAACTGATTCATTTCCTGAACGAGAAACTGGGAGATGAGACTTTTCGCTTCTACCCCGGTGTCTCCTACCGCCACCTGCTGAAAATGCAGGGGGGTGACAAACGGATTGAGTGTACCCCGCCGCACGACATTCCTGAACTTCCCTTTCGTCCCTACCTGATCAGGGCTTCCCACCCGGCTGCCGAAGCTACCGCTGACGCACTGAACAGGCTTATCATGGCCTCTCAGGAGCTGTTGCGCGATCATCCGGTGAACAGGAAAAGAATCAAGGAGGGTATGCATCCGGCCAGCAGCATCTGGCCCTGGTCGCCCGGCTATCGCCCACAAATGAAACCGCTGAGCGAGATCTACCCCATTCGTAGTGGGGCTGTGATCTCAGCAGTAGACCTGATTCGTGGGATAGGAGTCTATGCGGGGCTGGATGTGATTATGGTGGAGGGAGCCACCGGATTGTACGACACCAACTATGAGGGAAAGGCCGAAGCCGCACTGAAAGCCTTAAAGGAGAAAGACTTCGTCTACCTCCATGTGGAGGCGAGCGACGAAGCGGGCCACGAAGGTGATGTGGATCTGAAGGTGAAGACGATAGAGTATCTCGATGCCCGCATCATCAAGACGATATACGAGGAGACGCTGAACTGGGACGAGCCGGTCACCATCGCGATCCTGCCGGACCACCCCACCCCCTGTGCCAAACGCACCCACACCCGTGATGCAATTCCCTTCCTGATCTGGCACAGAGAAATTCAACCCGACAACGTGCAGCACTACGATGAATTCGCTGCAAGAGAAGGAAGCTACGGACAGCTACATGGCAACCAGTTCATCAAAGCAGTTTTCAACCTATAG